The proteins below are encoded in one region of Lolium rigidum isolate FL_2022 unplaced genomic scaffold, APGP_CSIRO_Lrig_0.1 contig_9424_1, whole genome shotgun sequence:
- the LOC124682363 gene encoding G-type lectin S-receptor-like serine/threonine-protein kinase LECRK3: MTIETEIPLGSGIGAAGTQSWVSPSGRFAFGFYPEGEGFSIGVWLVIGTSRSIMWTANRDDPPVSGGSVVLTYGGSLQWIPANAGSQGKSISATSTPAASAGMLDTGNFVLFDMKKQVIWSTFSSPSDTLLPGQNLPPGSQLFSSVSDTNHATGKYRLFNQEDGNLVMYPVGAIDPDSSYWNTGTFGSGYLPTLSLDPNGTLWLFNQNSAYTDVLFLANRSSSNASPDIRQSFFHLTLGADGILRLYSLVFSGNGKAPITEVKWLQPSSDRCLVKGVCGPNSYCQVTANGETSCSCLPGFEFSIANQGCWRVQQIGGCANNDDIRMISTMVQVKNTSWSDNSYNVPPPTTSIEARKELCQSDCACEIAMFDSYCSKQMLPMRYGRMVPGSNMTLYVKVYTRDTRVVIRKKASKSASSVAMLISGAALAIFSIAVLSVSTLLCKNRQALRYTRPPQQQDFELDETIGIQSYSFHDLELSTDNFAEELGRGAYGTVFKGVLTSNNKDVAAKRLEKMAENGEREFHREVRAIARTHHRNLVCLLGFCNQGMYRLLVYEYMPNGSLADILFKSDAPPCWGNRLAIALDVARGLQYLHEEIEGPIIHCDIKPENILIDSSGVAKIADFGLAKLLMGNQTQTFTGIRGTRGYLAPEWSKNMAITVKADVYSYGIMLLEMISCKKNMQLKLAGEECNISEWAYEYVVSGEVMEVAAGEGVNQIELERMLRIAIWCTQNVPVTRPAMKSIVQMLEGSAEVRQPPPPASFSQSLG, encoded by the exons ATGACCATCGAAACAGAGATTCCTCTGGGTTCCGGAATCGGCGCAGCTGGCACCCAAAGTTGGGTCTCCCCCTCGGGGCGCTTCGCCTTTGGCTTCTATCCTGAGGGTGAAGGATTCTCCATTGGGGTGTGGCTTGTGATAGGCACATCTAGATCCATCATGTGGACTGCCAACAGAGATG atcCCCCTGTTTCTGGTGGTTCAGTTGTGCTAACCTATGGCGGTTCACTTCAATGGATTCCAGCTAACGCAGGTAGCCAAGGGAAGTCCATATCTGCCACCTCTACTCCAGCTGCCTCTGCTGGCATGTTGGACACCGGTAACTTCGTCTTGTTTGACATGAAGAAACAGGTCATATGGTCCACCTTTAGTTCTCCGTCGGACACCTTATTACCAGGGCAAAATCTACCTCCTGGCAGTCAACTCTTCTCAAGTGTATCTGACACTAACCATGCCACAGGAAAGTATCGCCTTTTCAATCAGGAAGATGGTAACCTTGTGATGTATCCTGTGGGCGCGATAGACCCTGATAGTTCATACTGGAATACTGGCACATTCGGCAGCGGCTATCTTCCCACGCTCTCATTGGATCCCAACGGCACCTTATGGCTGTTCAACCAGAATTCCGCATATACAGATGTGTTGTTCCTGGCTAATCGGTCATCTTCTAATGCTTCCCCAGACATACGACAGAGCTTCTTCCATCTGACATTGGGTGCTGATGGTATTTTGCGACTTTACTCCCTTGTGTTCTCTGGTAATGGGAAAGCGCCCATAACAGAGGTCAAATGGCTGCAGCCCAGCAGCGATCGCTGCCTTGTCAAAGGCGTTTGTGGTCCAAATAGCTACTGCCAAGTCACTGCTAATGGGGAAACTAGCTGCTCTTGTCTCCCTGGTTTTGAATTTTCAATTGCTAATCAAGGATGCTGGAGGGTGCAGCAGATTGGCGGTTGCGCAAATAATGATGACATCAGAATGATATCCACAATGGTTCAGGTGAAGAACACTAGTTGGTCAGATAATTCGTACAATGTCCCACCGCCGACAACAAGCATCGAAGCTCGCAAAGAACTTTGCCAATCTGACTGTGCCTGTGAGATTGCAATGTTTGACTCGTACTGCTCAAAGCAGATGCTTCCTATGAGATATGGCAGGATGGTTCCTGGTAGCAACATGACACTATATGTGAAGGTTTACACACGAGATACCAGAGTTGTTATCAGAAAGAAGGCTTCAAAAAGTGCTAGTTCAGTTGCCATGTTGATATCAGGTGCTGCATTggccatcttctcaattgctgtaCTCTCTGTGTCCACATTACTTTGCAAGAATCGGCAGGCCTTGAGGTACACGAGACCTCCACAACAGCAAGACTTCGAACTTGATGAGACTATCGGCATTCAATCCTATTCTTTCCATGATCTAGAGTTGTCCACAGATAACTTTGCTGAAGAGCTGGGAAGGGGTGCATATGGTACCGTGTTCAAAGGTGTCTTGACCAGCAACAACAAGGATGTTGCAGCGAAGAGGCTCGAGAAGATGGCAGAAAATGGGGAGCGGGAGTTCCACCGGGAAGTGCGTGCAATTGCACGAACACACCACCGGAACCTTGTATGCTTGCTTGGTTTCTGCAACCAAGGCATGTACCGCCTACTTGTGTACGAGTATATGCCAAATGGCTCCCTTGCAGATATCCTTTTCAAGTCGGATGCACCCCCTTGTTGGGGCAATAGGCTTGCGATTGCACTGGATGTTGCAAGGGGATTACAGTACCTGCATGAAGAGATAGAGGGGCCTATAATCCACTGTGATATCAAGCCAGAGAACATACTCATTGACAGTTCCGGGGTGGCAAAGATCGCAGACTTTGGCCTGGCGAAGCTGCTAATGGGGAACCAGACACAGACTTTCACTGGCATCCGAGGCACACGGGGCTATCTCGCACCAGAGTGGAGCAAGAACATGGCAATCACTGTGAAGGCAGATGTGTACAGCTATGGCATCATGCTTCTTGAGATGATTAGCTGTAAGAAGAACATGCAGCTGAAGCTGGCCGGCGAGGAATGTAACATTTCTGAGTGGGCCTATGAGTATGTGGTATCAGGTGAAGTAATGGAAGTGGCAGCCGGTGAAGGTGTCAACCAAATCGAGCTAGAGCGCATGCTGAGGATCGCTATCTGGTGCACTCAGAATGTGCCGGTGACACGGCCTGCAATGAAGAGCATCGTTCAGATGCTGGAAGGAAGTGCCGAAGTTCGCCAGCCTCCACCGCCAGCATCGTTTTCGCAGTCACTGGGGTGA